One window from the genome of Spiractinospora alimapuensis encodes:
- the mshC gene encoding cysteine--1-D-myo-inosityl 2-amino-2-deoxy-alpha-D-glucopyranoside ligase: MQSWSSDDVPRLDGTPRPLRLNSAPQPGADPSPAAPGTTKRLYVCGITPYDAAHLGHAFTYLTFDLLNRVWRDAGAEVHYVQNVTDIDDPLLERAAATGEDWRALAAREIDVFRADMEALRVLPPRSFVGVVESIDLIADLVQRVRARGAAYELEGDVYFSVASAPHFGAVSGLDRDTMLDLFGERGGDPTRAGKKDPLDWLLWRAERPGEPAWDSPLGRGRPGWHVECSAISLHELGSGFDVNGGGVDLVFPHHEMGAAEAECATGHAPQAQQYCHVAMVGLDGDKMSKSQGNLVFVSGLRAEGADPMAIRLALLDHHYATPWDWTADQLDRAVARLARWRSAVALPSGEPGADVVTAIRAALSDDLNAPAALTVVDRWAARAIENQGGTDPEAPDLVRRAVDALLGVAL; the protein is encoded by the coding sequence ATGCAATCTTGGTCCTCGGACGACGTACCGCGCCTGGATGGAACCCCGCGGCCACTGCGACTGAACAGCGCTCCGCAGCCCGGTGCCGATCCGTCACCGGCAGCCCCCGGCACGACGAAGCGGTTGTACGTGTGCGGCATCACCCCCTACGACGCCGCCCACCTCGGACACGCGTTCACCTACCTCACCTTCGACCTCCTCAATCGGGTGTGGCGGGACGCCGGCGCGGAGGTGCACTACGTGCAGAACGTGACCGACATCGACGATCCGCTGCTCGAGCGGGCCGCGGCCACCGGTGAGGACTGGCGCGCTCTGGCGGCGCGGGAGATCGACGTCTTTCGCGCCGACATGGAAGCGCTACGCGTGTTGCCACCGCGCTCGTTCGTGGGGGTGGTGGAGTCCATCGACCTCATCGCCGACCTCGTCCAGCGGGTCCGCGCCCGAGGCGCCGCCTACGAGCTCGAGGGTGACGTCTACTTTTCCGTCGCCTCGGCCCCGCACTTCGGCGCCGTGAGCGGACTGGACCGCGACACCATGCTGGACCTGTTCGGCGAGCGTGGCGGCGACCCCACCCGCGCCGGGAAGAAGGATCCCCTGGACTGGCTGCTGTGGCGCGCCGAGCGCCCCGGTGAGCCGGCGTGGGACTCTCCCCTCGGCCGAGGCCGCCCCGGCTGGCACGTGGAGTGCAGCGCGATCTCCCTGCACGAGCTCGGATCCGGATTCGACGTCAACGGCGGCGGCGTGGACCTGGTCTTCCCCCACCACGAGATGGGGGCGGCCGAGGCCGAGTGCGCCACGGGGCACGCGCCCCAAGCCCAGCAGTACTGTCACGTCGCCATGGTCGGGCTCGACGGGGACAAGATGTCGAAGTCCCAGGGCAACCTCGTCTTCGTCTCCGGCCTGCGGGCCGAGGGCGCCGACCCGATGGCGATCCGACTCGCCCTGCTGGACCACCACTACGCGACGCCGTGGGACTGGACCGCGGACCAACTGGACCGTGCCGTTGCGCGTCTGGCCCGGTGGCGCTCCGCGGTCGCCCTGCCCTCCGGGGAGCCCGGGGCCGACGTGGTCACCGCGATCCGGGCGGCGTTGAGCGACGACCTGAACGCCCCCGCCGCCCTGACGGTGGTCGACCGGTGGGCGGCGCGCGCCATCGAGAACCAGGGGGGAACCGACCCGGAGGCCCCCGACCTGGTCCGCAGGGCCGTCGACGCGCTCCTGGGCGTCGCCCTGTAA
- a CDS encoding threonine/serine exporter family protein — translation MFLSRLKDWRLGGDGGHSHDDLDDEAEAIPDPRAIDLILRVGELLLASGEATEAVNDAMLSLSVAFELPRTEVSVTFTAISISCHPGANQIPITGERVVRRRTLDYFRVSELHRLVQDSALGMLELDEALQRLRAIKNDRSPYTNMLVVTGFGLIAASASVMMGGGLIVAAAAFVATVLGERVSVFLARRGIAEFYQMAGAAAISAAIGVALLSADSWTGTGVQAGAVITGNIMALLPGRPLVSSLQDGIGGSYVSAGARLLEVFFTLGAILSGVGAVAYLAVRLGVDMKLDNLPVADTDPTNIAVLLGAAGIAMAFAVSLSVPPRMLPAIGVMGVLIWLVFAWMRHSLGVPSVVATVIGAITIGVIGHWLARRTQRPALPYIIPAIAPLLPGSILYRGLLELSTGDGVGGLLSLSEAVAVGLALGAGANLGGELIRAFQRGGLAGAGRRSRPAARRTRGGFTASR, via the coding sequence ATGTTCCTCAGCCGGTTGAAGGACTGGCGTCTGGGCGGCGACGGTGGCCACTCCCACGACGACCTCGATGACGAGGCTGAGGCGATTCCCGACCCGCGGGCCATCGACCTGATCCTGCGCGTCGGTGAACTCCTGCTGGCCAGCGGCGAGGCCACCGAGGCCGTGAACGACGCGATGCTGTCGCTGTCGGTCGCCTTCGAGCTTCCCCGTACCGAAGTGTCGGTGACGTTCACCGCGATCTCGATCTCCTGTCATCCGGGCGCCAACCAGATCCCGATCACCGGGGAGCGGGTGGTCCGTCGCCGTACTCTGGACTACTTCCGTGTCAGTGAACTGCACCGCCTGGTGCAGGACTCGGCGCTGGGCATGTTGGAGCTGGACGAGGCACTGCAGCGGCTGCGCGCCATCAAGAACGACCGCTCGCCCTACACCAACATGCTGGTGGTGACCGGATTCGGGCTCATCGCCGCGAGCGCGAGTGTGATGATGGGCGGCGGTCTCATCGTCGCCGCGGCCGCGTTCGTGGCCACCGTGCTGGGGGAACGGGTGTCGGTCTTCCTCGCCCGGCGCGGCATCGCGGAGTTCTACCAGATGGCGGGGGCGGCGGCGATCTCCGCCGCGATCGGCGTGGCGCTGCTGTCCGCGGACTCCTGGACCGGCACGGGTGTACAGGCCGGCGCCGTGATCACCGGGAACATCATGGCCTTGCTTCCCGGACGTCCGCTGGTGTCCAGTCTCCAGGACGGCATCGGCGGAAGTTACGTCAGCGCGGGGGCCCGACTGCTGGAGGTGTTCTTCACCCTCGGCGCGATCCTGTCCGGTGTGGGTGCCGTGGCCTATCTGGCGGTACGCCTCGGTGTGGACATGAAGCTGGACAACCTCCCCGTCGCCGACACCGACCCCACGAACATCGCGGTGTTGCTGGGCGCGGCCGGGATCGCGATGGCGTTCGCCGTGTCGCTCTCGGTCCCGCCGCGGATGCTGCCCGCCATCGGCGTGATGGGGGTGCTGATCTGGTTGGTCTTCGCCTGGATGCGGCACAGCCTCGGTGTGCCCTCGGTCGTGGCCACGGTCATCGGCGCGATCACGATCGGGGTGATCGGGCACTGGTTGGCGCGGCGGACCCAGCGTCCGGCCTTGCCCTACATCATTCCCGCCATCGCCCCGCTGCTGCCGGGAAGCATCCTGTACCGGGGACTGCTCGAACTCAGCACCGGCGACGGTGTGGGAGGACTGTTGAGCCTGTCGGAGGCGGTCGCGGTGGGCCTCGCCTTGGGCGCCGGGGCGAACCTTGGTGGCGAGCTGATCCGCGCGTTCCAGCGCGGGGGCCTCGCCGGCGCGGGACGGCGGAGTCGTCCCGCGGCTCGCCGGACGAGGGGCGGGTTCACCGCTTCCCGGTGA
- a CDS encoding PAC2 family protein produces MAEFPNLPDLVEPVMVAAFEGWNDAGEAASAATEHLASRWETQEVVAVESDEYYDFQVSRPRARIVDGVSQGLQWPATRLSVARPEGAQRDVVLMRGVEPNMRWRAFCSELVTVAQRLGVRRVVLLGALLADSPHTRPIPVTATVSTPELGDRLDLETSSYEGPTGVVGALHDAFTEAGMDAVSLWAAIPHYAAQPPCPKGTLALLRRVEDAAELSVPMGDLPEEARAWERGVDELADEDSDVASYVRSLEEAKDAAELPEASGDAIARDFERYLKRRDGGKGSGA; encoded by the coding sequence GTGGCTGAGTTCCCGAACCTGCCCGACCTGGTTGAGCCAGTGATGGTGGCCGCGTTCGAGGGATGGAACGACGCGGGCGAGGCGGCCAGTGCCGCCACCGAGCACCTCGCGTCCCGCTGGGAGACCCAGGAGGTTGTGGCCGTCGAGTCCGACGAGTACTACGACTTCCAGGTCTCGCGCCCCAGGGCGCGGATCGTGGACGGGGTGAGTCAGGGGCTGCAGTGGCCGGCGACGCGGCTGAGCGTCGCGCGCCCCGAGGGCGCGCAGCGCGACGTGGTGTTGATGCGCGGGGTCGAGCCCAACATGCGTTGGCGGGCGTTCTGTTCCGAGCTCGTGACCGTGGCCCAACGGCTGGGCGTGCGCCGTGTGGTCCTGCTGGGCGCCCTCCTAGCGGACTCCCCGCACACCCGCCCGATCCCGGTCACCGCGACCGTGTCCACCCCGGAACTGGGCGACCGTCTCGACCTGGAGACGTCCTCCTACGAGGGACCGACCGGCGTGGTCGGGGCGCTGCACGACGCGTTCACCGAGGCCGGAATGGACGCGGTGTCGTTGTGGGCGGCGATTCCCCACTACGCGGCACAGCCCCCCTGCCCGAAGGGCACGTTGGCCCTGCTGCGCCGCGTCGAGGACGCCGCGGAGCTGTCGGTGCCCATGGGCGACCTTCCCGAGGAGGCCCGCGCGTGGGAGCGCGGGGTGGATGAGCTGGCCGACGAGGACAGTGACGTCGCGAGCTACGTGCGCAGTCTGGAGGAGGCCAAGGACGCCGCGGAGCTCCCCGAGGCGAGTGGTGACGCGATCGCGCGGGACTTCGAGCGCTACCTGAAACGCCGTGACGGTGGAAAGGGGTCGGGCGCCTGA
- a CDS encoding HAD family hydrolase, which translates to MTDTPISHPSPPLAPHGAGGGLAAVLFDMDGTLLDSEVLWAEAEKEVCADLGYVWGDADHHRNLGSHIEAVAAYIAERATRPVSAGHVATLLVDNLRGRLNNGAPPRPGATRLLAEVAASPVPAALVTSTYRHLIRPAFGPLGTHHFDTVVAGDEVDGRNKPHPEPYLRAVARLGVAPGHCVALEDSATGARSALAAGCVTVVVGTSLTVPEGVHTAASLEDLDLDRLHALIG; encoded by the coding sequence GTGACAGACACTCCGATCTCACACCCGAGCCCGCCCCTCGCGCCGCACGGCGCGGGCGGCGGGCTCGCCGCCGTCCTCTTCGACATGGACGGCACCCTGCTGGACTCCGAGGTGCTGTGGGCCGAGGCGGAGAAGGAGGTGTGCGCGGATCTCGGCTACGTGTGGGGCGACGCCGACCACCACCGTAACCTCGGGAGCCACATCGAGGCGGTCGCCGCCTACATCGCCGAACGCGCCACCCGACCCGTCTCCGCCGGTCACGTCGCCACGCTCCTGGTCGACAACCTGCGTGGACGGCTGAACAACGGTGCGCCGCCCCGCCCCGGGGCCACCCGCCTCCTGGCGGAGGTGGCGGCGTCGCCGGTCCCCGCGGCTCTGGTGACCTCCACCTACCGCCACCTCATCCGCCCGGCGTTCGGCCCCCTGGGCACCCACCACTTCGACACCGTGGTCGCCGGCGACGAGGTCGACGGCCGCAACAAGCCGCACCCCGAGCCCTACCTGCGCGCGGTGGCACGCCTGGGGGTCGCGCCGGGCCACTGCGTGGCGCTGGAGGACTCCGCCACCGGGGCGAGGTCCGCCCTCGCGGCGGGCTGCGTCACGGTGGTCGTCGGCACCTCGTTGACGGTGCCGGAGGGCGTCCACACGGCAGCGTCGTTGGAGGACCTGGACCTGGACCGCCTCCACGCCCTCATCGGCTGA
- the metH gene encoding methionine synthase — MSSRPSLREAIARRVIVADGAMGTMLQEHDITLDDFQGHDGCNEILNITRPDVIRQTHAAFFEVGSDCVETNTFGTNYAALGEYDIPERTYELAEAGARLAREVADDYTTPDHPRFVLGSVGPGTKLPSLGHAPYALLRDYYEQCARGLIEGGADAILVETCQDLLQTKAAVLGAQRARTSLGTDTVIIAQVTVETTGTMLLGSEIGAALTTLRPLGVDVVGMNCATGPAEMSEHLRYLAQHSPIPISCMPNAGLPELGKNGAVYPLTPSELADAHDTFTRDYGLSMVGGCCGTTPEHLRQVVERVQGRGITDRTPVFDPASSSLYQSVPFRQDASYLAVGERTNANGSKKFREAMLEERWDDCVEIARDQIRDGAHVLDLNIDYVGRDGTADMRELASRFATASTLPLMLDSTEPGVLEAGLEALGGRAIINSVNYEDGDGENSRFTRIMRLVKEHGAAVVGLCIDEEGQARTRDWKVRVAERLINELNEKWGMRTGDIIIDCLTFPITTGQEETRRDGIETLEAIRELKRRFPEVQTTLGLSNLSFGLNPAGRIVLNSVYLHEAVEAGLDSAIVHASKILPMNRIPDEQRQAALDLIYDRREGDFDPLSRFMELFEGVDAQAMKESRAEALAALPLWERLERRIIDGEMNGMDADLDEALAEKAALEIVNDHLLAGMKVVGELFGSGEMQLPFVLKSAETMKGAVAHLEPHMEKSDDDGKGRIVLATVKGDVHDIGKNLVDIILSNNGYDVVNIGIKQPVSAILEAAEENRADLIGMSGLLVKSTVIMKENLEEMNSRGLSQFPVLLGGAALTRAFVEEDLAELYEGEVRYAKDAFEGLRLMDAFMAVKRGEDGAELPALRQRRVKSGSKLKVTEPEDMPARSDVSVVNPVPTPPFWGDRISKGIPLADYTAYLDERATFMGQWGLKASRAADGPSYEELVETEGRPRMRMWLDRIQTEGWLEAAVVYGYFPCYSEGDDLVVLNEDGAERTRFTFPRQRRDRHLCLADYFRPKESGETDVVAFQTVTVGSAISRATQKLFEANSYRDYLELHGLSVQLTEALAEYWHTRVRSELGFAGEDPADIEAFFKLGYRGARFSLGYGACPNLEDRAKIMKLLEPERVGVTLSEEFQLVPEQATDAIIIHHPEAKYFNA; from the coding sequence ATGAGCTCTCGACCATCCCTGCGTGAGGCCATCGCACGACGAGTCATAGTCGCTGACGGAGCTATGGGAACCATGCTCCAGGAACACGACATCACCCTGGACGATTTCCAGGGCCACGATGGCTGCAACGAGATTCTCAACATCACCCGTCCCGACGTCATCCGCCAGACGCACGCCGCGTTCTTCGAGGTTGGCTCGGACTGTGTGGAAACCAACACCTTCGGAACCAACTACGCCGCGCTGGGTGAGTATGACATCCCCGAGCGCACCTACGAACTCGCCGAGGCCGGCGCGCGCCTCGCCCGCGAGGTCGCCGACGACTACACCACCCCCGACCATCCCCGATTCGTCCTGGGATCCGTCGGCCCCGGCACCAAGCTTCCCTCGCTGGGCCACGCTCCCTACGCCCTTCTCCGTGACTACTACGAACAGTGCGCCCGCGGTCTGATCGAGGGAGGCGCCGACGCCATCCTCGTGGAGACCTGTCAGGACCTGCTGCAGACCAAGGCGGCCGTTCTCGGCGCGCAGCGGGCCCGCACCAGCCTCGGCACCGACACGGTGATCATCGCCCAGGTCACCGTCGAGACCACCGGCACCATGCTCCTCGGCTCCGAGATCGGGGCCGCGCTCACGACTCTGCGGCCACTGGGCGTGGACGTCGTGGGCATGAACTGCGCGACCGGGCCGGCGGAGATGAGCGAACACCTGCGCTACCTGGCGCAGCACTCACCGATCCCCATCTCCTGCATGCCCAACGCGGGCCTGCCGGAGCTGGGCAAGAACGGCGCGGTGTACCCGCTCACCCCCTCGGAGCTCGCCGACGCCCACGACACCTTCACCCGTGACTACGGCCTGAGCATGGTCGGAGGCTGCTGCGGTACCACACCCGAGCACCTGCGCCAGGTGGTGGAGCGCGTCCAGGGACGGGGCATCACGGACCGGACCCCGGTGTTTGACCCCGCCTCCTCGTCGCTGTACCAGTCGGTGCCGTTCCGCCAGGACGCGAGCTATCTCGCGGTGGGGGAGCGCACCAACGCCAACGGGTCCAAGAAGTTCCGTGAGGCCATGCTCGAGGAGCGGTGGGACGACTGCGTGGAGATCGCGCGGGACCAGATCCGTGACGGCGCGCACGTGCTCGACCTCAACATCGACTACGTGGGCCGGGACGGAACAGCGGACATGCGCGAGCTCGCCTCCCGGTTCGCCACCGCCTCCACCCTGCCCCTCATGCTGGACTCCACCGAGCCGGGCGTCCTGGAGGCCGGGCTGGAGGCGCTCGGTGGCCGCGCCATCATCAACTCGGTCAACTACGAGGACGGTGACGGGGAGAACTCCCGCTTTACCCGCATCATGCGACTCGTCAAGGAGCACGGAGCCGCCGTCGTCGGCCTGTGCATCGACGAGGAGGGCCAGGCCCGGACCCGTGACTGGAAGGTGCGGGTCGCCGAGCGCCTGATCAACGAACTGAACGAGAAGTGGGGGATGCGCACCGGTGACATCATCATCGACTGCCTCACCTTCCCCATCACCACCGGGCAGGAGGAGACCCGGCGCGACGGCATCGAGACGTTGGAGGCCATCCGGGAGCTCAAGCGACGTTTCCCCGAGGTCCAGACCACGCTGGGGCTGTCCAACCTGTCCTTCGGACTGAACCCGGCCGGACGGATCGTCCTCAACTCGGTGTACCTGCACGAGGCGGTCGAGGCGGGACTGGACTCGGCGATCGTGCACGCGTCGAAGATCCTGCCGATGAACCGTATCCCCGACGAGCAGCGCCAGGCGGCGCTCGACCTGATCTACGACCGGCGTGAGGGCGACTTCGACCCCCTGTCCCGGTTCATGGAGCTGTTCGAGGGCGTTGACGCCCAGGCGATGAAGGAGTCCCGCGCCGAGGCACTGGCGGCCCTCCCGCTGTGGGAACGCCTGGAGCGGCGGATCATCGACGGTGAGATGAACGGCATGGACGCCGACCTCGACGAGGCCCTCGCAGAGAAGGCCGCCCTGGAGATCGTCAACGACCACCTCCTCGCCGGGATGAAGGTCGTCGGCGAGCTCTTCGGATCCGGCGAGATGCAGTTGCCGTTCGTGCTGAAGTCGGCGGAGACCATGAAGGGCGCGGTCGCGCACCTCGAGCCCCACATGGAGAAGTCCGACGACGACGGGAAGGGCCGGATCGTGCTCGCCACCGTCAAGGGCGACGTGCACGACATCGGAAAGAACCTCGTCGACATCATCCTCTCCAACAACGGCTACGACGTCGTCAACATCGGCATCAAGCAACCGGTGTCGGCGATCCTGGAGGCCGCGGAGGAGAACCGGGCCGACCTCATCGGCATGTCCGGACTCCTGGTCAAATCCACGGTGATCATGAAGGAGAACCTCGAGGAGATGAACTCCCGCGGGCTCTCCCAGTTCCCCGTGTTGCTCGGCGGTGCCGCGCTCACCCGTGCCTTCGTGGAGGAGGACCTCGCCGAGCTGTACGAGGGAGAGGTGCGCTACGCCAAGGACGCGTTCGAGGGGCTGCGGCTCATGGACGCGTTCATGGCGGTGAAACGTGGTGAGGACGGCGCGGAACTGCCCGCACTGCGCCAGCGCCGCGTGAAGTCCGGCTCCAAGCTCAAGGTGACCGAGCCCGAGGACATGCCGGCACGCAGCGACGTCTCCGTCGTCAACCCCGTGCCCACGCCACCGTTCTGGGGCGACCGCATCAGCAAGGGAATCCCGCTCGCCGACTACACGGCCTACCTGGACGAACGTGCCACCTTCATGGGGCAGTGGGGGCTCAAGGCCTCCCGCGCCGCCGACGGCCCCAGCTACGAGGAGCTCGTCGAGACGGAGGGACGGCCCCGGATGCGGATGTGGCTCGACCGCATCCAGACCGAGGGCTGGCTGGAGGCCGCGGTCGTCTACGGCTACTTCCCGTGCTACAGCGAGGGCGACGACCTGGTCGTCCTCAACGAGGACGGCGCGGAACGCACCCGGTTCACCTTCCCGCGCCAGCGCCGCGACCGGCACCTGTGCCTGGCCGACTACTTCAGGCCGAAGGAGTCCGGTGAGACCGACGTCGTCGCCTTCCAGACGGTGACGGTCGGCTCGGCGATCAGCCGCGCCACACAGAAGCTCTTCGAGGCGAACTCCTACCGCGACTACCTGGAACTGCACGGCCTGAGTGTGCAGCTCACCGAGGCGCTCGCGGAGTACTGGCACACCCGGGTGCGATCCGAGCTCGGTTTCGCGGGGGAAGATCCCGCGGACATCGAGGCGTTCTTCAAGTTGGGGTACCGTGGCGCCCGCTTCTCGCTGGGCTACGGAGCCTGCCCCAACCTGGAGGACCGGGCCAAGATCATGAAGCTGCTCGAGCCGGAACGCGTCGGGGTGACCCTGTCGGAGGAGTTCCAGCTCGTGCCCGAGCAGGCCACCGACGCCATCATCATCCACCATCCCGAGGCGAAGTACTTCAACGCGTGA
- a CDS encoding ABC transporter permease — MMDGFDADIDAVVRVEGAFAQGFADYGDTTTTLSESLAEELREADDVHAVYPMVLSTGTVLDPSGEPVGTTGAPQFVMSWHDRPGSGYDLSGRAPNAPEEFVLDTATAQEAGLDVGDTTRIRLAGAEHEFRLSGVFTVAGATGLAGATIVGLDHAVAQDVVLGDTGAVSEFYLVGVEGKSQWQVADSVAPVLDLGTESVPMDVVRVENAADLGEALGFLTTVLLVFAGIAVFVGAFLIVNTFAMLLAQRGRELALLRAVGAGRHQVRLMVLGEAVVVGVVASVAGIIAGYGLTLGILRVAEAFGIALPDTTPVLDAPTMAAGVATGLGVTLVSAYGPIRRATRVPPVAVLRDEVAMPVSSLRGRLVAGLLLVATGGVSVARGVTSPEGDLAAWQVGLGGAAVVLGVALLAPVLSRPVVAAVGAPITLLGVSGRLGRANAMRNPRRTAATASALMVGMTLVTMIAVLSASMAASLDRWIDDELGFDFIAQPDGPNGTITPEAVAELGDVEGVERVLALRFGMTVTDDQPMPMGGIAGDEVEEAWDLRMVDGSPPERDTQFAAREDVADAHGWRTGEEVEFRFPTGASAELELTGRYEPSDVYPLPVLLDTSGYAEHFDEELTAFAYLDTAGPAGTELRDELNSVADAHSGLGLMDRGELKEFYGDQLASLTNLVYVMLAMSVVIAALGIVNTLALATAERTREIGLLRAVGLARWQLRRMVRLEATVIAAFGALTGVAVGLGFGWAFQQILVDLREFSVPTGQLATLLVLGVGIGVVAAVWPAWRAARMNVLRAISAE, encoded by the coding sequence ATGATGGACGGCTTCGACGCCGACATCGACGCGGTGGTGCGCGTGGAGGGCGCGTTCGCTCAGGGGTTCGCCGACTACGGGGACACCACGACCACGCTGTCGGAGAGCCTGGCCGAGGAGCTGCGGGAGGCGGACGACGTCCACGCCGTGTACCCGATGGTGCTCAGTACCGGCACGGTCCTGGACCCTTCGGGTGAGCCGGTGGGTACGACGGGGGCGCCACAGTTCGTGATGTCGTGGCACGATCGCCCTGGGTCGGGCTACGACCTCTCGGGGCGTGCACCGAACGCCCCCGAGGAGTTCGTACTGGACACGGCCACCGCCCAGGAGGCCGGGCTGGACGTCGGGGACACGACCCGGATCCGTCTGGCCGGGGCCGAGCACGAGTTTCGGCTGAGTGGTGTTTTCACGGTCGCCGGCGCCACGGGGCTGGCCGGAGCCACCATCGTCGGCCTGGACCACGCCGTCGCCCAGGACGTGGTCCTGGGTGACACGGGAGCGGTCAGCGAGTTCTACCTGGTCGGCGTCGAGGGAAAGTCGCAGTGGCAGGTCGCGGACTCGGTCGCTCCCGTACTCGACCTGGGCACCGAGTCGGTGCCGATGGACGTCGTGCGGGTGGAGAACGCCGCCGACCTCGGCGAGGCGTTGGGGTTCCTCACGACCGTGCTGCTCGTCTTCGCCGGGATCGCGGTGTTCGTCGGCGCGTTCCTGATCGTCAACACCTTCGCGATGCTGCTCGCCCAACGGGGACGGGAGCTCGCGTTGCTCCGCGCGGTGGGTGCCGGTCGCCACCAGGTGCGGCTCATGGTGCTGGGTGAGGCCGTCGTCGTGGGGGTCGTGGCGTCGGTCGCGGGCATCATCGCCGGGTACGGGCTGACGTTGGGGATCCTGCGCGTGGCCGAAGCGTTCGGGATCGCGCTGCCGGACACCACTCCTGTCCTGGACGCTCCCACGATGGCCGCGGGCGTCGCCACGGGCCTCGGGGTGACGCTGGTCAGCGCCTACGGGCCGATCCGTCGAGCGACCCGCGTACCCCCGGTCGCGGTGCTCCGCGACGAGGTGGCGATGCCGGTGTCCTCGCTGCGCGGCCGGCTCGTCGCGGGACTTCTCCTCGTGGCGACGGGTGGTGTCTCTGTCGCGCGTGGTGTCACCTCCCCCGAGGGCGACCTCGCGGCCTGGCAGGTGGGGCTGGGTGGTGCCGCGGTGGTGCTGGGCGTGGCCCTCCTCGCCCCCGTCCTGAGTCGTCCCGTGGTCGCCGCGGTCGGAGCCCCGATCACGCTGCTGGGCGTCAGTGGTCGGTTGGGCCGGGCGAACGCGATGCGCAACCCACGCCGTACCGCCGCCACGGCCTCCGCGTTGATGGTCGGGATGACGCTCGTGACGATGATCGCCGTGCTGAGCGCGTCGATGGCCGCGTCGTTGGATCGGTGGATCGACGACGAGTTGGGATTCGACTTCATCGCCCAGCCGGACGGCCCGAACGGAACCATCACGCCGGAGGCGGTCGCTGAGCTGGGCGACGTGGAGGGTGTGGAGCGGGTCCTGGCTCTGCGCTTCGGGATGACGGTGACGGACGACCAGCCGATGCCCATGGGTGGCATCGCTGGGGACGAGGTCGAGGAGGCGTGGGACCTGCGGATGGTCGACGGCTCCCCGCCGGAGCGGGACACGCAGTTCGCGGCGCGTGAGGACGTGGCCGACGCCCACGGGTGGCGGACGGGTGAGGAGGTGGAGTTCCGGTTCCCGACCGGCGCGAGCGCCGAACTCGAACTGACCGGTCGCTACGAGCCCAGCGACGTCTATCCACTGCCCGTCCTCCTGGACACCTCGGGCTACGCCGAACACTTCGACGAGGAGCTCACGGCCTTCGCCTACCTCGACACCGCCGGGCCCGCCGGAACGGAGCTGCGCGACGAACTCAACAGCGTCGCCGACGCCCACAGCGGCCTCGGGCTGATGGACCGCGGTGAGCTCAAGGAGTTCTACGGCGACCAGTTGGCGTCCCTCACCAACCTCGTGTATGTGATGTTGGCCATGTCCGTGGTGATCGCGGCCCTGGGCATCGTGAACACGTTGGCGCTGGCCACGGCGGAACGCACCCGCGAGATCGGACTGTTGCGGGCGGTCGGACTCGCACGGTGGCAACTACGGCGCATGGTACGGCTTGAGGCAACGGTAATCGCGGCATTCGGCGCACTGACCGGCGTCGCCGTGGGCCTGGGTTTCGGATGGGCCTTTCAACAGATCCTCGTGGACCTCAGGGAGTTCTCAGTTCCGACCGGACAACTGGCGACGCTGCTCGTTCTCGGTGTCGGGATCGGCGTTGTGGCCGCCGTGTGGCCCGCGTGGCGGGCGGCGCGGATGAACGTGTTGCGCGCCATCTCCGCCGAGTAG
- a CDS encoding cellulose synthase, producing MEDQIQYAGQILGVTLFVVGLVVSWVVWRRRGAAYGLRGVAWSSLILAAGLTGLIDALWVFGAQLVGNVLNPVLWAGLGTGGFAVLLYVISGVMKARGVGTKGRGGKAGTANGGTDAAPPKAAPSGKGAAGQVGSGSGSGAGAGADADDFGDIEAILRERGIS from the coding sequence ATGGAGGACCAGATTCAATACGCGGGTCAGATCCTCGGCGTGACGCTGTTCGTGGTGGGGCTCGTCGTGTCGTGGGTGGTTTGGCGTCGCCGTGGCGCCGCCTACGGACTGAGAGGTGTCGCCTGGTCTTCACTGATACTCGCGGCCGGTCTCACCGGCCTGATCGACGCCCTGTGGGTGTTCGGCGCCCAGCTCGTCGGTAACGTCCTCAATCCAGTCCTGTGGGCGGGGCTCGGCACCGGTGGGTTCGCGGTGCTGCTCTACGTCATCTCCGGAGTGATGAAGGCACGCGGGGTCGGGACCAAGGGCCGAGGCGGCAAGGCCGGCACCGCCAACGGCGGGACCGACGCGGCACCGCCCAAGGCCGCGCCCTCGGGCAAGGGAGCGGCCGGTCAGGTGGGTTCGGGCTCCGGGTCTGGAGCCGGAGCTGGAGCCGACGCCGACGACTTCGGCGACATCGAGGCCATCCTGCGCGAGCGCGGGATCTCCTAG